In Halosolutus amylolyticus, the genomic window CCGCCACCGCAGGGAAGCGTTTCTACCCGTTTCGTCTGACGTCGCGTCCGTTCCGCCGCAGAGAACCCTGTACAGGAGGGCGAACCCGGCGAGCAACATCGCGGGGAATCCGTAGAACAGCACCGGCCGATCGTTCCGGAGAATCTCGAGGAGGTAGGTCACCACGGAGATTCCGTGACGAACCGGGTCCAGCGAGTGATCGTTTTCACCGCTGTATCGGGCGAATACTGGTATTTCCGCTATCCTGAGTCCTCGTCGAGACGCCACGTTGATCATTTCGCTTTCGACCCTGTAGCCGTCGGATTCCAGTTGCAGTTCGTCGATGGACTCAGTCGACAGCGCGCGAAAACCGCTCTGGGTATCCGTCAGGTCGGTCCCCAGTGAGAGAGACGTCAAGAGATCTAACGTACGTTGTCCGGCGCGACGGTAGCGTGGGGTCTGCTTCCCGGTCCCGCGGTCCGCGTATCGGCTTCCGATCACCAGATCGGCGTCGTCGGAGAGGATCGGCTCGACCAGGTCCGGAATGGTCGCAGGCGAGTGCTGGCCGTCGCCGTCGAGGAGGACGAATACGTCACAGGCCGTCGACTTCGCGTAGCGGAGCAAGGTTCTGACCGCCCGTCCTTTCCCCCTGTTTTTCGGGTGACGTAACACCAGCGCTCCCGCGGCTCGCGCGATCTCAGCGGTGCGGTCCGTGCTACCATCGTCGGCGACGACCACGTCATCGGCGTACCGACGTGCTGCGAGCGTTACGCTTCCGATGGTGGTCTCCTCGTTGTACGCGGGAATGCCGACGAGAATCCTCTCGTCGCCGCTCGAATTCGGAGCGAACGCTGCCAGGTCGTCGAGACTGAATGATCCGCCAGCTACGTCCGGAACGGGTCCGGGTATCGGTACGTCGTCACTCATCGTTCGGTTCGAGAGCGTGTCACGGTGATCCGATAGCAAGCGATTCCAGTGCCGCTCCCCATCCTTTTAGGCCGATTCACGACCCCGCATAAAAACGACCGCTATCGTTACACGACACGGATTACAATTACGATATCTCTGATTTCGATAGGTGAGATAGCCGTCGACTGGCGCCCCGTACGGCGGCGGTAACTGTGTCTTGGTCTCGCGAACCGAGCGTGACTCCCGCGCCTCCAACGTCGACAACTGGTGTCGGGAGGGACCGCTTCGGGGCCAAACGAATTTTCTCTCGCGGCCGCGGTTCCGCAGTCGCTGTGGCTGAGAGAGCGGCCCCGCTTTCAGAGGGTCAGCGCGTCGTCGTTTCTGACGCCTCGACAAGAGTGACCCTCGCTCTCGGCGGCGATAGTGGCGGTACCCACGCCCGGCGGCTACAATCTTCCTGATTAATTCGCGCGTCGATCGGCTGAGCGAGAAACGCGACTACCGATCGGCGTCGTCGCCTTTCGGACGCTGGTCTCGTCGTTACTCGTCGGTCGGTGATCCGTATTCGGCCGTCGACGGAGGTTCCGTCTCGGGCAGGCGTTCGAGAACGCCTTTTTTGCGGAGTAACTCGATTACAGGCACCAGTTCTCGAACGGAACGATCGTTCCGTTCGGCGATTTCGAGCATCGAGTGCGTCCCGTCGCTGTAGTTCAGTATCGACAGTTCCTGGCCGACGAACTCCGACGTGGAGTCGGCCCACTCGCCGTAACTACTGACGTCGGGATAGAGGTCGCGCTTGCCGAGCATCGGTTCCCCGTACGGATACTGATTTTCGTAATAGCCGGCGACTTCGAACGTTCGGAGGACGCGCTCGATCCGGTCCGCGCTCTCGACGAGCGGATCGATACCCATGAACGCTTTCGTATCGAGCGAGTTGTGGTAGCCCTCGTACTCGCGATAGACCGTTCGCGCCATCTGTCCGACCGGGAGGTCGAATCCGGGCGAACAGTACTGGCGCTCGTCGGATCCCGACGACGGATCGAAGGGGTGTATCTCGAACGACGCGTCCCCGTATTCGTCGAGATGTTCGACAGTCGAATCGAGCAGGGCGGTTTCTCGCCGACTCTTCTTGTAGCGAAGTCTCGGCTCCGGCCCGCCTAGACAGGTCAGTACCAGTCCGCCGCGGAGTGCGTCGGTGAGATGATCGCCGTACCGCGAGAGGTAACTGATGCTCCCGATCGTTTCCGGGCAGAGGACGAACCGGTAGCTGAACCGCCGCTCGTCCCACGCGGCGAGCCGATCGTACAGGAGTGCCATGACGAGCGGCCCGCTCAGTTCGTTGTTGGCCAGCGAGGGATGGCAGAGGTACGAGCTGAGCAACACTTCCTGATCACTCTCGCCGGGGAGGACCGCGTGTCCGTAGTTCAGTTCGCCGTCGACGAATTCGCTGTCGACGTAGGCGTGATACTCGCCCTCGGGTAGCGATTCCACTGTTTCGTGAGGCAGACAGAAGCCCCAGTTCCGTTCGTAGTAGCTCGTCACGTACGGCGTCGCCTCCGGGAGGTCCGGCAGCGAGTACAGGTGCGGCCGAAGTTCGTCGAGGGAGAGTCGCCGATCGATCGGTTTCGAGTAGTTGAGCACGGCGAGATTCGTCTCGTCGAAGTCCGCGTACACCTCCCCGTCGGGGCCGACGAGTTTCGCCTCGTCGATGCGCCACTCCTGTGGAACCGTCCAGTCGAAGACCTCCGTTCCGGACGAGACGCCTTCGATCTCGAGCGGGATCCACTCAGAGAGCCGATCGAGACTCTCGCGAAGTCCCGGCCCGGTGATGCTCCGACAGATAGGGAACAGTTCGTCGAAGCGCTCCTCGAGGAACGCTTCTTCGTCGGTTATCCGGCGTTGCTCTCGGTCGGTGCTGTGTCCGGTCATAGATCGGTCTCGTCGGGCGGATCGCGGTCCGAGCGTTTGTCACGCGGTTCGGGATATTTCTGGCCCCGACCTAGCACGTTATGTGCGTGTTCGGTGTCGTCGGAGTGTGGCATGACTAATCGATCGAAACAGTACCGGTACTGGAACGGCGAGTTCGGTCGACGGTACTGGGAGCGCCACCCGACGACCGTCGACGGGTTCGACGACCTCCGGACCGAGCAGTGGGGGCCGGGAGAGACCCAGTCCGAAGTCATGCGCCGCTTCGTGGCGGATATCGATCGGGAAAGCGACGTCCTCGAAGTCGGCTGTGCGACGGGCATCCAGCTAGAGATCCTCTCGAGGCTCGGCTTCGAGGATCTCTTCGGCGTGGACTTCCACCGGTGGGCGCTCGAGCGCGCGCAACGTGATCGACCGGCGCTGTCTCCGATCGAGGCGACCGCAACGGCGCTCCCGTTTCGTGATGGCCAGTTCGACCTCGTGTTCACGAACGAGACGCTGATTACTGTCCCGCCAGCGAAAATCGATCGTGTCATGGCCGAGATCGTTCGCTGTTCGAACGAGTGGATCTGGGGACTCGAGTTCCACGCCGACGAGTACACCGAGATCGAGTGGCGCGGTGAGGACGACCTGCTGTGGAAGACCGACTTCTGCGAGCGATATCTCGAGAACCACGACCTCGAACTGGTCGACGCGGAGGTCATCGAATATCGCGAGAACGACGACCTCGACGGGGCGTTTCTCCTTCGGAAACGGGACGCCACGTAACCCCGTAGTGGCCCACGCGCACCGTTCTGGTTCGGCGCTCGCTGACAGGCGTTCCCCGTCACGGTCACGTCGACGGAAACGGATGCCGATCCGATTCCAGCGTCTTGTAGTTACTGTACCTGGGATCGGTGTAATCGGAGAACCGGCTTTCCTCGAGCGCTTCCTTGATCTCCCGACAGCCGTCCGGAATCGTTCGCTCGACGTCGTAGTCGAGGGTCGATTCGATCTTCGAGAAGTCGACGCGATAGCTCCGTTCGTCTTCGTTTTCCGGATGCCACTCGATCGACGCCTCGGGAAAACACTCGGCGATCATCTCACCGACCTCGGCGATACGGTAGTTTTGTTCGGTCGAACCGACATTGAACACCTCGCTCGAGACATCGTTGATCGGCGCCTCGAGACAGTCGATGAACGCTCCTGCGGCGTCGGCGACGTGGACGTTGGGGCGGAACTGGTTGCCCCCGAAGACGGGAACGTCGCCCGTTTCGTGGGCTTTCGCCGTGAGAATGTTGACGACGAGGTCGAACCGCATTCGCGGTGACAGGCCGTAGATCGTCGCCATCCTGAGTATCGTCGGCGAGAAGTTCGCATCCGCCATCTCGAGTAGGGCCTGTTCGGACTCGATCTTCGTCTTCGCGTACAGCGAGACGGGATTCAGCGCGGACGCTTCCGTCAGCAGGTCGTCGTTCTCGTCCCGCCCGTAGACGCTGCAGGTCGACGCGAAGATGAACCGATTCACCTGGTGGTACTTGCAGATACTCGCCGCCAGCGTGACGGCGTGATAGTTCATCTCGAGCGTCTTCTGCGAATCGATGCTCGATGCGGGGTCGCCGACCAGTGCACCCAGGTGGACGACGGCATCGGCACCGCGAATCCCCTCGACGACCGTGTCGATCGTCCGCATGTCACCTTCGATGAGCGTGAACCGATCGTGGTCGAGGAGGGCTTCGATTCCGTGTCGTCCGTAGAGCAACGAGTCGAGGACGCGTACTTCGTAGCCCGCCTCGAGTAACCGGCGGGAGAGCACGGATCCGATGTAGCCTGCGCCACCGATCACCAGAACGGTCTGGACGTTTCTGGTGGGGTCTGCCGCAGTTCGGTTGGTGAGTACGCGTCCCTCCCTGTTCACGTACTCCAGTTCGACGATCCGATCGTTCTCGTCGAGTACCGGAATCATCAACACCTCGTGAACGGACGTTCGCCGCTGAACGTCTTCTGCGGAGAGTTGATCGGAGAGCGCTTCCGCTCCGTCGCTCGTCCTGAGCACGAGCGGATCCTCGTTGATTACTTCGCGGACCGGTGCGTCGATGTCGATTCCGTCGAGGATACCGCGCCGAATGTCGCCGTCAGTGGCGATTCCCCGGAACCGCCCGTCGTCGTCGACGACGGCGACGAGTCCCGCCCCGCTCTTGTCGATCGTCTGCATCGTTTCGGTCAACGCGGTCGCTGCCGAGACGATGATTTCGTCTGTATTTTCGACTGTCATAATGTCTCTCGCTCTGTCATAATGTCTCTCGTAACGCAACGCGCCTGGGCGTGCGTCGCTGGGCCATCTACCGCCTGAAGCGGAAATCGTTATTTGGAGGGTACAGAACGGGGCGCGATCGAGCCGTAGCGGTAAAACTCGGTGGAGATTCGAACCGGTCGCCTCGTTCCGTAGCCGTCGATTCAGTTCAGGGTTGACTGTCGACGGCCTCCCGGACGCCCGCTACGATTCTCTCCGTTTCATCGACCGAAAGGTTCGGATGAATCGGCAACGAGAGAACCCGCGAGGCCACGTCCTCGGTAACGGGTAACTGACCTCGATCGGTCCCGTCGCCGTCTCGATAGTGGTCGAGCAGGTGTACCGGCGGGTCCCAGTAGATCTTGGACGAGATATCGCGCTCGTCGAGAGCAGTGACGACGGTCGATCGATCCACGTCGTCTCCGAGCGTGACCGTGTACAACTGGTAGACGTGCCGCCCCCGATCCGTCCCCCGGTGCGGGGTCACCCGGGAGAGAGACTCGAACGCGTCCGTCATCCGTCTCGCCGCGCGCCGCCGGCCGTCGATCAACTCCTCGACCTTCTCGATCTGGGCACATCCGATCGCCGCCACGACGTCCGGCATCCGGTAGTTGGTCCCGACAGCCCCGTAGGTCCCGCTGTCCGCCGATTCGAAGTAGTCTCCGGAGAGACGGCCGTGCGAACGGTACTGCCGGACGTTTTCCGCGAGCGTCTCGTCGTTGGTGAGCACGGCGCCGCCCTCGCCGGTCGCGACGACCTTGTTCTGGCAGAAACTGAGCGCCGTCGAGTCGCCGAAGGTTCCGACGGCCCGCCCGTCCAGGTCGGCCCCGAGGGCTTCCGCCGCGTCCTCGATCACCGCCACGTCGAACTCGTCGCCGATCGCGACGAGTTCGTCGATCCGACACGCGCTTCCGTAGGGATGGACCGGGACGATGGCCGCGGTTCGATCGGTGATCGCCTCCCGAACCGAGGCGGGATCCAGTCCGTACGTGTCGCGCTCGATATCCGCGAACGCCGCCGTCGCGCCGACGAGGTCGACCGCGTTCGCGGTCGCGACGAACGTGAACCCGGGGACGATCACCTCGTCACCCGGACCGATCCCGTGCGCACGGAGGGCCGCGACGAGCGCCGTCGTCCCCGAATTGACGACTACCGCGTGCGCCGCCCCAGTATAGTCGACGAGTTTTTCCTCGAACAGCGAGACGTACGGTCCTTTCGCCCAGTGGCTGCCGCGGGTGATCGAATCGGTCGCGTACTCGACGTCCGTCTCGTCCCACGCGATTTCGAACAACGGGATTCGATCGTCACTCATCGGGTTCGCCCCCGCTCGCGCTCGGCCGTACGAACATACCCCTCCTCCCGCCGCTCATTCGTTTATAATTTTCCACGGTTCGAGGCGTTCAAAATGCAATTACCGGGCCGAAATCCCGGCTCCCGACGCCGTTCCGCCTCGTGCAGTGTGAAACTTATTTCAGTGCCACCGTTGCAGTTCCGGCGAATGCACATCGGGATCCGTGCCGACGGGGGACCGACACGCGGATTCGGTCATCTCGTCAGGACGCGAACGCTCGCTCGAGAACTCGTCGATCGCGGGCACGAGGCGACCTACCTGACGCGAACGCCCGAACACGTGAGACGCGTCTGTCCTGACGGCATCGAGATCGCCTCGCTCCCGGCCGACACTGCCGCCGCAGTCGTCGAGACGGCACGCGACCGCGGCATCGATGCGCTGACGGTGGATCAGGGACGGGTCCCGCTTCCCGACCAGCGAACGCTTTCCCGCGAGTTCCCGCTCGCGCTCGTCCTCGACGACACCGGCGGGACGGTTCGGTGTGACCTCGTCGTGAACGGCCACATCTACGCGAGCGAAACCGACTACGCCTGGGAGGGGTCGGAGCCGGACTGGTGCGTCGGCGGCGAGTACTTTATGTTGAGCCCCGAACTTCGAAGGTACGCCCGGCGAGAGCCGACCTGGCGTGCGCCGCCCCGGCAAGCGCTGATCACGATGGGCGGAAGCGACGTCGCGGGAACGACACCCTCGGCCGTTCGAGCCTTCGACGGGACCGAGCTCAGCGTCGACGTAATCGTCGGCCCAGGCTTTCAAAACCGGGCGGCCATCGACGAGGCTGTGGCAGAAACGGACGCATCGTTCGACGTGGTTGAAAACCCGTCGGATCTCGCGGAACGAATGTTCCGTGCCGATCTCGCGGTGACCGCACTCGGCCTGACCACGTACGAACTCCTCGCGCTGAAGACGCCGTTCGTCGGATTCCCGCAGGCACCGGACCAACGGCCGAAAGTGCGCGCGCTGCGCGATCGAAACGCAGCACTCGTACTCGACGAGGACGCCAGCGGGACCGAACTCGCGTCTGCCGTAGCGACGTTGGTTCAGGACCGCACGCTCCGTCGATCGTTCTTCGACAGGGGACGTCAGATCATCGGCGTCGACGGTACCAGTGCCGTCGCCGATGGCGTGGAGTCGCTCGAGTGACGATCCGACGCCCTCTCCCCAGGGTCGTCCTGCCGGGGCAGGCGAGCAGTGGGAAGTCCGGACTATCCATTTTGCGCTACGTTCACCTATATTTACACGGTGTTGGGCAACGGAAGATTGATAATCGCCAGGTCGTGACCGACAGCAGCGAGACCATGACCTACATTACGTTCGACGACGCCGACTCCCTCGACGCGTTCACGACGCGGGGGCAGGACGAGGCGCTCGAGATCGTCACGGCCCCCGGTTCCAGGCAGAACGGGACGGCGTGTAAAGTACACTTCCCGGGGGGTGGCCACGACGCCGGAAGCCTCCGGTACTCGTTCCCGGCGGAGCAGGGGGTCGAACCCGAGTCGATGTACGCGACGTACTGGCTCTACCTCGACGAGTCGTTCCAGCCGTCGTACAACGGGAAACTCCCCGGATTCGCGGGGACCTACGGGAACGCGGGGTCGGCCGGACGACGGTCGAACGGGACGAACGGC contains:
- a CDS encoding pseudaminic acid biosynthesis-associated methylase, whose amino-acid sequence is MTNRSKQYRYWNGEFGRRYWERHPTTVDGFDDLRTEQWGPGETQSEVMRRFVADIDRESDVLEVGCATGIQLEILSRLGFEDLFGVDFHRWALERAQRDRPALSPIEATATALPFRDGQFDLVFTNETLITVPPAKIDRVMAEIVRCSNEWIWGLEFHADEYTEIEWRGEDDLLWKTDFCERYLENHDLELVDAEVIEYRENDDLDGAFLLRKRDAT
- a CDS encoding PseG/SpsG family protein, with amino-acid sequence MHIGIRADGGPTRGFGHLVRTRTLARELVDRGHEATYLTRTPEHVRRVCPDGIEIASLPADTAAAVVETARDRGIDALTVDQGRVPLPDQRTLSREFPLALVLDDTGGTVRCDLVVNGHIYASETDYAWEGSEPDWCVGGEYFMLSPELRRYARREPTWRAPPRQALITMGGSDVAGTTPSAVRAFDGTELSVDVIVGPGFQNRAAIDEAVAETDASFDVVENPSDLAERMFRADLAVTALGLTTYELLALKTPFVGFPQAPDQRPKVRALRDRNAALVLDEDASGTELASAVATLVQDRTLRRSFFDRGRQIIGVDGTSAVADGVESLE
- a CDS encoding DegT/DnrJ/EryC1/StrS family aminotransferase, which gives rise to MSDDRIPLFEIAWDETDVEYATDSITRGSHWAKGPYVSLFEEKLVDYTGAAHAVVVNSGTTALVAALRAHGIGPGDEVIVPGFTFVATANAVDLVGATAAFADIERDTYGLDPASVREAITDRTAAIVPVHPYGSACRIDELVAIGDEFDVAVIEDAAEALGADLDGRAVGTFGDSTALSFCQNKVVATGEGGAVLTNDETLAENVRQYRSHGRLSGDYFESADSGTYGAVGTNYRMPDVVAAIGCAQIEKVEELIDGRRRAARRMTDAFESLSRVTPHRGTDRGRHVYQLYTVTLGDDVDRSTVVTALDERDISSKIYWDPPVHLLDHYRDGDGTDRGQLPVTEDVASRVLSLPIHPNLSVDETERIVAGVREAVDSQP
- a CDS encoding NAD-dependent epimerase/dehydratase family protein — its product is MTVENTDEIIVSAATALTETMQTIDKSGAGLVAVVDDDGRFRGIATDGDIRRGILDGIDIDAPVREVINEDPLVLRTSDGAEALSDQLSAEDVQRRTSVHEVLMIPVLDENDRIVELEYVNREGRVLTNRTAADPTRNVQTVLVIGGAGYIGSVLSRRLLEAGYEVRVLDSLLYGRHGIEALLDHDRFTLIEGDMRTIDTVVEGIRGADAVVHLGALVGDPASSIDSQKTLEMNYHAVTLAASICKYHQVNRFIFASTCSVYGRDENDDLLTEASALNPVSLYAKTKIESEQALLEMADANFSPTILRMATIYGLSPRMRFDLVVNILTAKAHETGDVPVFGGNQFRPNVHVADAAGAFIDCLEAPINDVSSEVFNVGSTEQNYRIAEVGEMIAECFPEASIEWHPENEDERSYRVDFSKIESTLDYDVERTIPDGCREIKEALEESRFSDYTDPRYSNYKTLESDRHPFPST
- a CDS encoding DUF4910 domain-containing protein, which produces MTGHSTDREQRRITDEEAFLEERFDELFPICRSITGPGLRESLDRLSEWIPLEIEGVSSGTEVFDWTVPQEWRIDEAKLVGPDGEVYADFDETNLAVLNYSKPIDRRLSLDELRPHLYSLPDLPEATPYVTSYYERNWGFCLPHETVESLPEGEYHAYVDSEFVDGELNYGHAVLPGESDQEVLLSSYLCHPSLANNELSGPLVMALLYDRLAAWDERRFSYRFVLCPETIGSISYLSRYGDHLTDALRGGLVLTCLGGPEPRLRYKKSRRETALLDSTVEHLDEYGDASFEIHPFDPSSGSDERQYCSPGFDLPVGQMARTVYREYEGYHNSLDTKAFMGIDPLVESADRIERVLRTFEVAGYYENQYPYGEPMLGKRDLYPDVSSYGEWADSTSEFVGQELSILNYSDGTHSMLEIAERNDRSVRELVPVIELLRKKGVLERLPETEPPSTAEYGSPTDE
- a CDS encoding glycosyltransferase family 2 protein, whose translation is MSDDVPIPGPVPDVAGGSFSLDDLAAFAPNSSGDERILVGIPAYNEETTIGSVTLAARRYADDVVVADDGSTDRTAEIARAAGALVLRHPKNRGKGRAVRTLLRYAKSTACDVFVLLDGDGQHSPATIPDLVEPILSDDADLVIGSRYADRGTGKQTPRYRRAGQRTLDLLTSLSLGTDLTDTQSGFRALSTESIDELQLESDGYRVESEMINVASRRGLRIAEIPVFARYSGENDHSLDPVRHGISVVTYLLEILRNDRPVLFYGFPAMLLAGFALLYRVLCGGTDATSDETGRNASLRWRNRGASLQRHLQRGRSISAVGSGRRSTRHSNRRERHE